A window from Mesorhizobium sp. WSM2240 encodes these proteins:
- a CDS encoding ABC transporter permease, which yields MPFSQTLKLAIRFSLREMRGGLSGFMIFLTCIALGVAAIGGVNSVARAITAGVANEGQTLLGGDIRLELNQREMTEAEHAFVAQLGTLAESANMRSMARLEDGSDQSLAEVKAVDDAYPLYGALVTEPALSRAELLGERAGVFGAAAPDIFFERMGIALGDRVKLGSATFELRARIVNEPDAVSDGFGFAPRLMVSLDGLRASGLIQPGSLVEHAYKVRLPAISTETDLALIRNEASERFPEAGWSIRTRSNAAPALSSNIERFSQFLTLVGLTALVVGGVGVANAVSAYLDGKRGVIATFKSLGASGGFVFTVYLVQIMIIAGIGIAVGLVLGALMPFAAGAALSSVIPVPAEGGFYPAALAMAALFGMLVTLAFALLPLGRARAVPATALFREMGFGGRGLPRLAYVAASLGLAVILALLAIWFSGDRRIAAIFVGATIFAFIVLRSVGVAVQWLAKRSPRVRSTALRLAIGNIHRPGALTPSVVLSLGLGLTLLVTLALIDGNLRQQIAGSLPERAPNFFFVDIQASEVDAFTALVQDAAPAGKLMRVPMLRGRIMALNGVDVQTMNVPPEGAWVLRGDRGLTYSPTLPENATLSQGEWWPEDYGGEPLVSFSAEEAREIGLKIGDTVTVNVLGRNVTARIASFREVQWESMGINFVMVFSPNTFAGAPHSWLATLSVEGATAADESRILNVVTRAYPTVTTVRVKDALDVVNRIVGQLATAIRAAASVALIASVLVLAGALAAGNRARIHDAVVLKTLGATRRTLIAAFSFEYLLIGLATALFALFAGGIAAWFIVARIMTLPSSFLPEVAALTILFALVLTVGIGLVGTWRVLGHKAAPVLRNL from the coding sequence ATGCCGTTTTCCCAGACGCTGAAACTCGCCATCCGCTTCTCGCTGCGAGAGATGCGAGGCGGACTATCCGGCTTCATGATCTTCCTGACTTGCATCGCGCTTGGCGTTGCAGCGATCGGCGGCGTCAATTCGGTCGCCCGCGCCATCACTGCGGGCGTCGCCAATGAAGGCCAGACCCTGCTCGGTGGCGACATTCGGTTGGAATTGAACCAGCGCGAAATGACGGAAGCAGAACACGCGTTCGTCGCTCAGCTCGGCACGCTCGCCGAAAGCGCCAATATGCGCTCGATGGCGCGGCTCGAAGACGGCTCCGACCAGTCGCTCGCCGAGGTTAAGGCGGTCGACGACGCTTACCCGCTCTACGGCGCCCTCGTGACCGAGCCGGCGCTATCGCGCGCAGAACTGCTTGGCGAAAGAGCCGGCGTTTTCGGCGCCGCGGCGCCCGATATATTCTTCGAGCGAATGGGCATCGCTCTTGGCGACCGTGTCAAACTGGGCAGCGCCACGTTCGAGCTGCGCGCCAGGATCGTCAACGAGCCGGATGCGGTGTCGGACGGGTTCGGTTTCGCGCCACGGCTGATGGTGTCGCTTGATGGCCTGCGCGCTTCCGGGCTGATCCAGCCGGGCAGCCTGGTCGAGCATGCCTACAAGGTTCGGCTTCCCGCCATTTCGACCGAGACGGACCTTGCCTTGATCCGCAACGAAGCATCCGAGCGCTTCCCAGAGGCGGGATGGAGCATCAGGACGCGCAGCAACGCCGCTCCGGCGCTGTCGTCCAACATAGAGCGATTTTCGCAATTCCTGACGCTCGTGGGTCTGACGGCACTGGTCGTCGGCGGCGTCGGCGTCGCCAACGCAGTCAGCGCCTATCTCGACGGCAAGCGCGGCGTTATCGCCACCTTCAAGAGCCTCGGCGCCTCCGGTGGATTTGTGTTCACGGTCTATCTCGTGCAGATCATGATCATCGCCGGCATCGGCATCGCCGTCGGACTGGTGCTCGGCGCGCTGATGCCATTCGCCGCCGGCGCCGCGCTGTCCTCGGTCATCCCGGTGCCGGCGGAAGGCGGGTTCTATCCAGCCGCACTTGCAATGGCCGCGCTCTTCGGGATGCTGGTTACGCTGGCTTTCGCACTTCTGCCGCTTGGGCGAGCGCGCGCTGTGCCGGCGACCGCGCTATTTCGTGAGATGGGCTTTGGCGGTCGCGGTCTGCCGAGGCTCGCCTATGTGGCCGCCTCGCTTGGCCTTGCCGTCATTCTAGCACTCCTGGCGATCTGGTTTTCCGGCGACAGGCGGATTGCGGCGATCTTCGTCGGCGCGACGATCTTCGCCTTCATAGTGCTGCGCAGCGTCGGCGTAGCCGTTCAATGGCTGGCAAAAAGGTCGCCGCGCGTGCGATCCACAGCGCTCCGGCTGGCGATCGGCAACATTCACCGGCCCGGCGCGCTGACGCCTTCGGTCGTGCTGTCGCTGGGACTTGGTCTGACCCTGTTGGTGACGCTGGCCCTGATCGACGGCAACCTCAGGCAACAGATCGCAGGCAGCCTGCCCGAACGCGCGCCGAATTTCTTCTTTGTCGACATTCAAGCCAGCGAGGTCGACGCTTTCACCGCCCTGGTGCAGGACGCGGCGCCGGCAGGCAAACTAATGCGCGTGCCGATGCTGCGCGGCCGCATCATGGCGCTGAACGGGGTCGACGTTCAGACGATGAACGTGCCGCCCGAAGGCGCCTGGGTGCTGCGCGGCGACCGCGGCCTCACCTACTCGCCTACCCTTCCGGAGAACGCGACGCTGTCGCAGGGCGAGTGGTGGCCGGAGGATTACGGCGGCGAGCCTCTGGTGTCCTTCTCGGCGGAAGAGGCGCGCGAAATCGGCCTGAAGATCGGCGACACCGTGACGGTCAACGTGCTTGGCCGCAATGTTACCGCCAGGATCGCCAGTTTCCGCGAAGTGCAGTGGGAATCGATGGGCATCAATTTCGTCATGGTGTTCTCGCCCAATACGTTCGCCGGCGCGCCGCATTCCTGGCTCGCGACGCTCTCCGTGGAAGGCGCGACGGCGGCGGACGAATCCCGCATCCTCAATGTAGTGACGCGAGCATATCCCACCGTGACCACCGTCCGGGTCAAGGATGCGCTTGACGTGGTAAACCGGATTGTCGGGCAACTGGCGACCGCAATACGCGCTGCCGCCAGCGTGGCGCTGATCGCTTCTGTGCTGGTACTGGCTGGCGCTCTGGCTGCGGGCAACCGCGCCCGCATCCACGACGCGGTGGTGCTGAAAACGCTGGGTGCGACCCGGCGTACCCTTATCGCGGCCTTCTCCTTCGAGTATCTGCTTATCGGGCTTGCCACCGCGCTCTTCGCGCTTTTCGCCGGTGGCATCGCCGCCTGGTTTATCGTGGCGCGGATCATGACGCTCCCTTCCAGCTTCCTGCCGGAGGTGGCCGCGCTGACGATACTATTTGCGCTGGTGCTGACGGTCGGCATCGGCCTGGTCGGAACATGGCGCGTATTGGGTCACAAGGCCGCGCCGGTTCTACGCAATCTGTAG
- a CDS encoding Bax inhibitor-1/YccA family protein, which translates to MADLRNYQARAGVVGSRAGAAIDEGLRAYMLKVYNLMALGLAITGLAALGTVMVATTNDPASAVATLANGKMLTNAGALLYGSPLRWVVMLAPLGMVFFLSARIHTMSVSAAQTSFWIFAGLMGLSLSSVFLVYTSASIVQTFFITATAFGALSLWGYTTKRDLSGMGTFLVMGVFGLIIAMVVNIFLQSSALQFAISAIGVLVFSGLTAYDTQKIKEMYFEGDDVLVAGRKAIMGALTLYLDFINLFAFLLSFLGNRE; encoded by the coding sequence ATGGCTGACCTTCGCAATTATCAGGCACGCGCCGGGGTAGTGGGCTCCCGCGCCGGTGCCGCTATCGACGAGGGCCTGCGCGCCTATATGCTTAAGGTTTACAACCTTATGGCGCTTGGCCTCGCAATCACCGGCCTGGCCGCGCTCGGCACCGTCATGGTGGCGACCACCAATGATCCGGCGAGCGCGGTTGCCACGCTTGCCAACGGCAAGATGCTGACCAACGCAGGCGCGCTGCTCTATGGCTCGCCGCTGCGCTGGGTTGTCATGCTGGCGCCGCTCGGCATGGTCTTCTTCCTGAGCGCCCGCATCCACACGATGAGCGTTTCTGCGGCCCAGACCTCGTTCTGGATCTTCGCCGGCCTGATGGGCCTGTCGCTATCGTCGGTCTTCCTGGTCTACACCTCGGCAAGCATCGTGCAGACCTTCTTCATCACGGCGACCGCCTTCGGCGCGCTGTCGCTCTGGGGCTACACCACCAAACGCGATCTGTCCGGCATGGGCACGTTCCTCGTCATGGGCGTGTTCGGTCTGATCATCGCGATGGTGGTCAACATCTTCCTGCAGTCCTCGGCCCTGCAGTTTGCCATCTCGGCGATCGGCGTGCTGGTCTTTTCGGGCCTGACCGCCTACGACACGCAAAAAATCAAGGAGATGTATTTCGAGGGCGACGACGTGCTGGTCGCCGGCCGCAAGGCCATCATGGGCGCGCTGACGCTCTATCTCGACTTCATCAACCTGTTCGCATTCCTGCTGTCGTTCCTGGGCAACCGCGAGTAA
- a CDS encoding N-acetyltransferase family protein, giving the protein MGIFIRAAVEADLDRITEIYADAVENGTASYELEPPTRSEMGARFAALTLSGYPYIVAEADGEIVGYAYASAFRPRPAYRFIVEDSIYVAPEAKGRGVGKALLERLISDTKSLGFRQIIAVIGDGRPDSPSVKLHERMGFSHSGRLEGSGYKHGRWLDTVFMQLAMNGGSDRDPDPDSLPERRFLAPSR; this is encoded by the coding sequence ATGGGCATTTTCATTAGAGCCGCGGTGGAGGCGGACCTCGACCGGATCACCGAAATCTACGCCGACGCGGTGGAGAACGGCACGGCGAGCTATGAACTCGAACCACCGACAAGGAGCGAGATGGGTGCCCGCTTTGCGGCGCTGACTTTATCCGGCTACCCCTACATCGTTGCGGAAGCCGATGGCGAAATTGTCGGCTACGCCTATGCGAGCGCCTTCAGACCGCGTCCTGCCTACCGCTTCATCGTCGAGGATTCGATCTATGTGGCGCCGGAAGCCAAGGGGCGGGGTGTCGGCAAGGCTCTGCTGGAGCGGCTGATCTCCGACACGAAATCACTCGGCTTTCGCCAGATTATCGCGGTGATCGGCGACGGCAGGCCTGACAGCCCGTCGGTGAAATTGCATGAGAGGATGGGGTTTAGCCACTCCGGCAGGCTCGAGGGATCCGGCTACAAACATGGCCGCTGGCTGGATACGGTGTTCATGCAACTGGCCATGAATGGCGGCTCGGATAGGGATCCCGATCCGGATTCGCTGCCGGAGCGCCGGTTCCTGGCGCCGTCGCGCTGA
- a CDS encoding error-prone DNA polymerase, producing MNAPVPYVEFCVQSNFSFLRGASKPEELVLTACLLGHAGMGLADRNTVAGVVRAWSQSKHIKLSEDADPIQLPYHPGCRLVFTDGTPDVLAYPQDRKGWGHLCRLLTQANLREESEKGAPLVYRDDLLEWGDCMSLAVIPNLTKDAAAEHDFLHLLRDRFGKSVWLAVSPDYGGNDRFRMDQAAGMAAAADLPLMAINDVLYHVPERRPLQDVLTAIRLNVPVAEAGLELKANAERYLKPPAEMARLFRRYPQALNETVRFAKTLSFSLVELKHNYPDEPTESGLPPQAELERLSWEGARDRYPDGVPERIEQLLRHELAIVSKLKYARYFLTVHDIMKFARSQNILCQGRGSAANSVICFCLRITDVGPDIIDHLFERFISVERNEPPDIDVDFEHEKRDKVIEYIYEKYSQKRTALAAAVVTYRGRSALREVSKSLGLSDDVMSALSGSIWGWSSSELSEKEAKAAGLDKSDLRTRHVIARANDILGFPRHLSQHVGGFVITRDRLDEIVPIMKTAMDERKMVEWDKDDLDAVGILKVDILALGMLSCLRRAFDLLERRYDVRDAYGRPIELATIPAEDKNVYDMICRADTIGVFQIESRAQMSMLPRLKPRKFYDLVIEVAIVRPGPIQGDMVHPYLRRRQGKESIDYHTPELKQILHKTLGVPLFQEQAMKIAIVAGGFEPGEADQLRRAMATFKRTGTIGNYRERMIKGMVSRGYPQEFAERCFKQIEGFGEYGFPESHAASFALLVYASCWFKAYYPDVFCAAILNSQPMGFYRPAQLVRDAEEHGVEIRPVDINHSGWDCALEETPFDPSRIAARHAEMRGVIKARHAVRLGFRQVKGLSEERMEQFVGRRGLGYDSVRDVWLRSGLNVGEIERLAEADAFRSIGLDRRDALWAVRALDGKSAAEKLPLFDRPEIRLRDNEPETRLPVMPLGEHVIHDYRSLGLSLKAHPISFFRGSLDKSGITPNARLRDVADGKRVSVAGLVLVRQRPGTGNAIFLTLEDEEAVANIIVWPRIFDRFRAVVMGSRFIRVSGRLQSESGVIHIVAEKIEDLSHWLAELSEEAQLAAPAGPGGRNGPQRPGRNFLTQGGKKTPSPANDREELSRKASSVMPKGRNFQ from the coding sequence ATGAACGCCCCCGTCCCCTATGTCGAATTTTGCGTCCAGTCGAATTTTTCTTTCCTGCGCGGCGCCTCCAAGCCGGAGGAGCTTGTGCTTACCGCCTGTCTTCTCGGCCATGCCGGAATGGGTCTTGCGGACCGCAATACGGTCGCCGGCGTGGTGCGCGCCTGGAGTCAATCCAAGCATATCAAACTTTCGGAAGACGCCGATCCCATACAACTCCCTTACCATCCTGGCTGCCGACTCGTTTTTACCGACGGCACGCCGGATGTACTCGCCTATCCGCAGGACAGGAAAGGTTGGGGACACCTCTGCCGTCTGCTCACTCAGGCCAACCTGCGCGAGGAAAGCGAGAAGGGCGCGCCGCTCGTCTATCGGGACGATCTCCTCGAATGGGGAGATTGCATGTCGCTTGCCGTCATTCCCAACCTCACGAAGGATGCGGCGGCTGAACACGATTTCCTGCATCTGCTCCGAGATCGCTTCGGAAAGTCGGTATGGCTCGCCGTCTCGCCGGATTATGGCGGCAATGACCGCTTTCGGATGGACCAGGCGGCCGGCATGGCCGCGGCGGCGGACCTGCCACTGATGGCGATCAACGATGTCCTCTATCATGTGCCGGAGCGCCGCCCGCTTCAGGATGTGCTGACCGCTATCCGGCTGAATGTTCCGGTCGCCGAAGCCGGTCTGGAATTGAAGGCCAATGCCGAACGCTACCTCAAGCCGCCGGCAGAGATGGCGCGTCTTTTCCGCCGGTACCCGCAGGCGCTGAACGAGACGGTGCGGTTTGCGAAGACGCTGAGCTTTTCGCTGGTGGAGTTGAAACACAATTATCCCGACGAGCCGACGGAATCCGGACTTCCTCCACAGGCGGAACTCGAACGGCTGAGCTGGGAAGGGGCCCGGGACCGCTATCCGGACGGCGTGCCTGAAAGGATCGAACAACTGCTGCGGCACGAACTCGCCATCGTCTCGAAACTGAAGTACGCCCGCTATTTTCTTACGGTCCACGACATTATGAAATTCGCCCGCTCGCAGAATATCCTCTGCCAGGGCCGGGGCTCCGCCGCCAATTCAGTCATCTGCTTCTGTCTTCGGATTACCGATGTTGGGCCAGACATCATCGACCATCTCTTCGAACGGTTCATTTCGGTCGAGCGCAACGAGCCGCCCGATATCGATGTCGATTTCGAGCACGAGAAGCGCGACAAGGTCATCGAGTACATCTACGAAAAATACAGCCAGAAGCGCACCGCGCTGGCCGCAGCGGTCGTAACCTATCGGGGCCGTTCCGCACTCAGGGAAGTTTCGAAATCGCTCGGCCTATCCGACGACGTCATGTCCGCCCTTTCGGGTTCGATATGGGGCTGGTCCTCTTCAGAGCTCAGCGAAAAGGAAGCCAAAGCCGCCGGCCTCGACAAGTCCGACCTGCGGACCCGGCACGTGATCGCCCGCGCCAACGACATTTTGGGTTTTCCGCGCCATCTGTCGCAGCATGTCGGCGGTTTCGTCATCACCAGAGACCGCCTCGACGAGATCGTCCCGATCATGAAAACGGCCATGGACGAGCGCAAGATGGTCGAATGGGACAAGGACGATCTCGATGCCGTCGGCATTCTGAAAGTGGATATTCTGGCGCTCGGCATGCTCTCGTGCCTGCGCCGTGCCTTCGATCTTCTCGAAAGGCGATACGATGTTCGCGACGCGTATGGACGGCCGATCGAATTGGCCACCATCCCGGCCGAGGACAAAAATGTCTACGACATGATCTGCCGCGCCGATACGATCGGCGTCTTCCAGATCGAGTCCCGCGCGCAGATGTCGATGCTGCCGCGGCTCAAGCCGCGCAAATTCTACGATCTCGTCATCGAAGTAGCGATCGTGCGACCCGGCCCGATCCAGGGAGACATGGTGCATCCTTATCTGCGCCGGCGGCAAGGCAAGGAAAGCATCGACTACCACACTCCGGAACTTAAGCAGATATTGCACAAGACTCTCGGCGTGCCCTTGTTTCAGGAACAGGCGATGAAAATCGCGATCGTCGCAGGCGGATTCGAACCCGGCGAAGCCGATCAGTTGCGGCGCGCCATGGCGACGTTCAAGCGCACCGGAACAATCGGCAATTATCGCGAAAGAATGATCAAGGGCATGGTATCTCGCGGTTATCCGCAGGAGTTCGCCGAGCGTTGTTTCAAACAGATCGAGGGGTTCGGCGAATACGGCTTTCCCGAGAGCCATGCCGCGTCTTTCGCGCTGCTGGTCTACGCCTCCTGCTGGTTCAAGGCCTATTATCCCGATGTCTTCTGCGCAGCGATCCTGAATTCCCAGCCCATGGGTTTCTACAGGCCGGCGCAGCTCGTGCGCGACGCCGAGGAGCACGGCGTCGAGATAAGACCGGTCGACATCAACCATTCCGGCTGGGATTGCGCGCTGGAGGAGACTCCCTTCGATCCCTCGCGGATTGCCGCTCGCCACGCTGAAATGCGAGGCGTGATCAAGGCTCGTCATGCGGTCCGGCTCGGCTTCCGGCAGGTCAAGGGGCTCTCGGAAGAACGCATGGAGCAGTTCGTAGGCAGGCGCGGGCTCGGCTACGATTCGGTGCGCGATGTCTGGCTGCGGTCAGGCCTCAATGTGGGGGAGATCGAACGGCTCGCCGAAGCCGACGCATTCCGCTCGATCGGCCTTGATCGGCGTGACGCGCTGTGGGCCGTGCGCGCGCTCGATGGGAAAAGCGCTGCCGAAAAGCTGCCGCTGTTCGACCGCCCCGAAATCCGCCTGCGCGACAACGAACCCGAAACAAGGCTGCCCGTGATGCCTCTTGGCGAGCATGTCATTCACGATTACCGGTCGCTCGGACTTTCGCTCAAGGCGCACCCGATCTCCTTTTTCCGCGGGTCCCTCGACAAATCAGGCATAACGCCCAATGCCCGTCTCAGGGACGTCGCTGACGGCAAACGTGTTTCGGTGGCCGGCCTTGTGCTTGTGCGGCAGCGGCCGGGCACGGGAAACGCGATTTTCCTGACGCTGGAAGACGAAGAGGCGGTCGCCAATATCATCGTCTGGCCGAGGATTTTCGATCGATTCCGCGCGGTCGTCATGGGCTCACGCTTCATCCGCGTCAGCGGCCGCCTGCAATCGGAATCGGGCGTCATCCATATCGTGGCGGAGAAGATCGAGGATCTTTCCCACTGGCTGGCCGAGCTTTCCGAGGAAGCTCAATTGGCCGCCCCGGCCGGTCCGGGCGGGCGGAATGGCCCGCAGCGGCCAGGGCGCAATTTTCTCACGCAAGGGGGAAAAAAGACGCCGTCCCCCGCAAACGACCGTGAGGAGCTGTCACGGAAGGCGAGCAGCGTCATGCCCAAGGGGCGCAATTTCCAGTAG
- a CDS encoding DUF6504 family protein: MDEQAEALRLKRGMGVADARAMYPSIEIIEAEPAADLRLLESLADWCDRYTPLVALDGSEGLFLDITGCAHLFGGEKALLDDLLARLFQQGFDARAGLASTAGAAWAAARFSAGNGILPEGQEKHFMEPLPLSALRLDPGVRAGLESVGLRSVGSVMTASRAPLVRRFGAVLLVRLDQALGRIEEVISPRLPVASLSVERHFAEPIVLIEDIERLVLMLSAGLKHDLERRGEGARALELCLFRVDGAVNRIAVGASMPIREPRLIGKLFHERLAALETSIEVGYGFDLVRLSAFSTALFETEQGDLTGETASNDEDIALFADRVRARLGRNTLLKPMLVESHLPERAASLLPFDEMRSEKVEPFRSGRKNSPASCNSFPERPLRLFTRPEPIHVPITEVPEGAPPHFHWRRALHRVARAEGPERIAPEWWRQESNAGTRDYFRVEDSNGHRYWLYREGLYGVPGSNPRWYLQGFSA, encoded by the coding sequence TTGGATGAACAGGCTGAGGCGTTGCGTCTGAAACGCGGCATGGGAGTTGCCGATGCCCGCGCGATGTATCCCTCGATTGAAATTATCGAGGCGGAGCCGGCAGCGGATCTGAGGCTGCTCGAAAGCCTGGCCGACTGGTGCGATCGCTACACGCCGCTGGTGGCGCTGGATGGATCGGAAGGCCTTTTTCTCGATATCACCGGCTGCGCACATCTCTTTGGCGGCGAAAAGGCGCTGCTCGACGATCTCTTGGCGCGACTTTTCCAGCAAGGCTTCGACGCCCGCGCCGGCCTTGCCTCTACGGCAGGCGCCGCCTGGGCGGCGGCGCGGTTCTCAGCAGGAAACGGCATTCTTCCCGAAGGGCAGGAGAAACATTTTATGGAGCCGCTCCCGCTCTCAGCCCTGCGGCTCGATCCCGGCGTCCGTGCCGGTCTGGAGAGCGTTGGCCTGAGGAGCGTCGGATCGGTAATGACGGCGTCCCGCGCTCCGCTTGTCCGCCGCTTCGGCGCGGTGCTGCTCGTCCGTCTCGATCAGGCGCTGGGCAGGATCGAAGAAGTCATATCGCCACGCCTCCCCGTGGCGTCGCTTTCGGTGGAGCGACATTTCGCCGAGCCCATAGTGTTAATCGAGGATATCGAGCGCCTTGTGCTGATGCTTTCCGCGGGTCTCAAGCATGATCTTGAACGTCGCGGCGAAGGCGCCCGGGCGCTCGAGTTATGTCTGTTCCGGGTGGATGGGGCCGTCAACCGTATCGCAGTCGGCGCGTCGATGCCCATTCGCGAGCCGCGTCTTATTGGCAAGCTTTTTCACGAAAGGCTGGCCGCGCTCGAAACAAGCATCGAAGTCGGCTATGGTTTTGATCTCGTCCGGCTTTCGGCCTTCTCAACTGCGCTATTCGAGACGGAACAAGGCGATCTCACCGGCGAAACGGCATCCAATGACGAGGATATCGCATTGTTCGCCGATCGTGTCCGGGCGCGCCTGGGCAGAAATACCTTACTGAAACCGATGCTCGTCGAGAGCCATCTGCCCGAACGGGCGGCCTCGCTGCTTCCCTTCGACGAAATGAGATCCGAGAAAGTCGAGCCTTTCAGGTCCGGCAGAAAAAATTCGCCGGCATCCTGCAATTCTTTTCCCGAGCGCCCGCTCCGCCTCTTTACCCGCCCCGAGCCGATTCACGTTCCGATAACCGAAGTACCGGAAGGTGCGCCACCGCATTTTCATTGGAGGCGCGCCCTGCACCGGGTCGCGCGTGCGGAAGGGCCCGAACGCATCGCCCCGGAATGGTGGCGGCAGGAAAGCAACGCCGGGACCCGGGACTATTTTCGCGTCGAGGATTCAAACGGCCATCGTTATTGGCTTTACCGGGAAGGGCTTTATGGGGTTCCGGGGTCAAATCCGCGCTGGTACCTGCAGGGGTTCTCCGCATGA
- a CDS encoding metallopeptidase family protein, producing the protein MARIYKTRAWHDQLSPSIEEMEFLALEAYAHLPEDFRKLTGEVIIQIAEFPTDEIMDDLSLETPFDLLGLFEGRGIAERWNPQTGEGPNRVTLYRRAILDYWAENEEALGDIVTHVLIHEIGHHFGLSDDDMEALEAAAEQAQT; encoded by the coding sequence ATGGCCCGCATCTACAAGACCCGCGCCTGGCATGATCAGCTTTCGCCTTCGATCGAGGAAATGGAGTTCCTGGCGCTAGAGGCTTACGCCCACCTGCCCGAGGATTTTCGCAAGCTGACTGGCGAAGTGATCATCCAGATCGCGGAATTTCCGACCGACGAGATCATGGACGACCTGTCGCTGGAGACGCCCTTCGACCTGCTTGGCCTGTTCGAGGGACGCGGCATCGCCGAGCGCTGGAATCCGCAGACCGGCGAGGGCCCCAACCGTGTGACGCTTTATCGCCGCGCCATCCTCGACTACTGGGCCGAGAACGAGGAGGCGCTGGGCGACATCGTCACCCATGTGCTAATTCACGAGATCGGCCACCATTTTGGGCTCAGCGACGACGATATGGAAGCGCTTGAGGCCGCCGCGGAGCAGGCGCAGACGTGA
- a CDS encoding DUF1737 domain-containing protein — protein sequence MKLYRFLTGPDDASFCHKVTAAVSKGWHLFGSPTYAFHAETKTMRCGQAVVKDVDGVEYEPGIKLSDY from the coding sequence ATGAAACTCTACCGCTTTCTCACCGGACCCGACGATGCGAGCTTCTGCCATAAGGTGACCGCCGCGGTGAGCAAGGGCTGGCATCTGTTCGGCTCGCCGACCTATGCCTTCCACGCCGAAACCAAGACCATGCGCTGCGGGCAGGCGGTGGTGAAGGATGTAGATGGCGTGGAATACGAGCCGGGAATAAAACTCAGCGATTATTGA
- a CDS encoding CoA ester lyase, producing MPQDRLSPRRSVLYVPVSKPRAVAKIPSLASDAVILDLEDSVAPADKVPARESLKAIFANRAAGPREMIIRINPLAGEWGADDLSAAIACAPDGILLPKADTPRDVLEAGDVLDDSDAAESVRLWVMIETPRALINIAAIAELGRDPAARLSCLVAGTNDLAKETGILATADRRYLTPWLMQMVLAARAGGLDILDGVANDFRDAEAFSRECGEAAAMGFNGKTLIHPSQIGTANAVFSPSPEALAEAAGIVAAFELPENTGKNILALDGRMVERLHLIQAEKLLAKAAAIKGANQ from the coding sequence ATGCCGCAAGATCGCCTCTCGCCCCGCCGTTCGGTGCTCTACGTCCCAGTCTCCAAGCCCCGCGCGGTGGCGAAAATCCCGTCCCTCGCCAGCGACGCGGTCATTCTCGACCTCGAGGATTCGGTGGCGCCCGCCGACAAGGTCCCGGCCCGCGAGAGCCTGAAAGCAATATTCGCCAACCGCGCCGCCGGCCCGCGCGAAATGATCATCCGCATCAATCCGCTTGCCGGAGAATGGGGCGCCGACGATCTCTCGGCGGCAATCGCCTGCGCGCCAGACGGCATCCTGCTCCCCAAGGCTGATACGCCGCGCGACGTGCTTGAGGCTGGCGACGTCCTAGACGACAGTGACGCGGCCGAGAGCGTGCGGTTGTGGGTGATGATCGAAACGCCGCGGGCGCTCATCAACATAGCGGCGATCGCTGAACTCGGCCGCGACCCGGCCGCACGGCTTTCCTGCCTCGTCGCCGGAACCAACGATCTGGCCAAGGAGACCGGCATCCTCGCCACGGCCGACCGGCGCTATCTTACGCCCTGGCTGATGCAGATGGTGCTGGCCGCGCGCGCCGGCGGCCTCGACATTCTGGACGGCGTCGCCAATGATTTCCGCGACGCCGAGGCCTTTTCCCGCGAGTGCGGCGAGGCCGCTGCCATGGGGTTCAACGGTAAGACGCTGATCCATCCCTCACAGATAGGGACAGCCAATGCGGTGTTTTCGCCGTCGCCGGAGGCGCTGGCCGAAGCCGCTGGAATCGTGGCGGCGTTCGAGCTGCCGGAAAATACCGGAAAAAACATACTTGCGCTCGACGGCCGCATGGTCGAACGGCTTCATCTCATCCAGGCGGAAAAACTGCTGGCGAAAGCCGCGGCGATCAAAGGAGCAAATCAATGA